AGTCAAAATATAAAGTTTAATTTTATATTGGGTAGTATAATTATATTTATAGGATCAATTTTTATGATAAATAGTGAATTCCAGTAGTTACTTGCTACTGGAATTCACTATTAAATATAGTTAAATTAAACTATTGTGTTATAATACTTAATTTTAAAATAAAAAAACAAATATCAATTAATAAAAATGTAAACCTCTATGTAAAAGTTACGATAATAGTTACTGGAAAGTATTAGTACACACTTATAAATCAGGAGGTGAAAATATGCTAATTAATAATGCTTTGGTTTTGGGAACATTTAGTAAATTAAATAGTAACATAAAAAAATCAGAAAAGTGTAATGCAACAGCTTCATCTGGAAAGAGAATAAATAAGGCGGCTGATGATGCTGCAGGTCTTACTATATGTGAAAGTTTTAAAGCACAGGTTAGAGGACTTTCACAAGGGGAGAGAAATACCCAAGAAGGATTATCACTTCTTCAATGTGTAGATGGTCATATGGAAGGGATACAAAAGGACTTACAGAGAATGAGAGAGATGGCTATAGAAAATGCTACAGATACTCGTACAGATGAAGATAGAGAAAAAGCCCAAAAGGAATTTAATCAAATAAAAGAAAATATAAAATATGTATCTGAAAGTGCTGAGTTTAATAAAATTAAGTTATTTGATAAAGATAAAAAGCTTTCGATACAGATAAAATATGAACCTTTTATATATGAAGAAATAAATCTGAATGAGATATCTTTGAATAGTTTAGGAATAGAAAGCGATAATGTTCTTACAAAAGAGGCATCATCAAATGCTATAAAATCAATTGATAATGCCATTGCAAAGTGCATATCTGAAAGAGTGGATGTTGGAACTGCTATGAGTAGACTGGAATCAGCTTTAAATGATACAAAAAATACTAATAGTAGCACAACAGCATCATTATCGAGAATAGAGGATGTTGACATGGCAAATGCAGCTATGAACTTATTTAAAAGTGATGTTTTAGTTAAATATACAAATGCAATGGTTTGTCATGCGAATCAAGATACAAATAATACTATGAAACTTTTAGGGTAATATGATTTTAAAAGGAAAGGAAGTGATTATATGAGATTAAATCATAATATGGCATCCCTTACTATATGTCGTGAACAAGAAAAGGTTTGGAGTAGTCAAAGCATGTATATGAATAGAATTTCATCTGGCTTTAAGATAAATTCAGCTAAAGAAGATCCCAATGGACTTGCTTTAAGTGAAAAGATGAGAGTTCAAATAAGGGGACTTCAAATAGCTCAAAGAAATGCTCAAGATGGAATGAGTATGCTTCAATCGGCAGATGGAGCATTAGAAGGAGTTCAATCAATGCTTATTAGAATAAGAGAACTTTCCATTCAAGCAGGAGGTGCTACTAATGAAAATGATAGACAGGCACTTAAAGGTGAAATAAATCAAATGATTGATGGTATTGATGATACTTTAAAGCATTCGGATTTTAATGGGAAAAGCATTTTGAATTCTAAAGAAAAGAATAAAACTCATGAGAAAATGGCTATTGGTGCTAACGTTGGTGAGGTTATAGATATACCTGTATATCATTTGGATAGTAATGAATTGAATTTAGATTCTTTGAAAAATGAAGATTTAAATAGTAATACTATAGGTAAGTTTTTAGAAATTACCGATAGTGCAGTAGATAAAATTTCAGATATTAGAGGTAAATATGGTGCTTTGTGTAATAGATTTGAAGGAACATATAATGAGATTCATGAAATACATGACACTATAGTTGGAACTGAAAGTAAGATAAGAGATACTGATATAGCAGAA
This Clostridium novyi NT DNA region includes the following protein-coding sequences:
- a CDS encoding flagellin — translated: MLINNALVLGTFSKLNSNIKKSEKCNATASSGKRINKAADDAAGLTICESFKAQVRGLSQGERNTQEGLSLLQCVDGHMEGIQKDLQRMREMAIENATDTRTDEDREKAQKEFNQIKENIKYVSESAEFNKIKLFDKDKKLSIQIKYEPFIYEEINLNEISLNSLGIESDNVLTKEASSNAIKSIDNAIAKCISERVDVGTAMSRLESALNDTKNTNSSTTASLSRIEDVDMANAAMNLFKSDVLVKYTNAMVCHANQDTNNTMKLLG
- a CDS encoding flagellin, translated to MRLNHNMASLTICREQEKVWSSQSMYMNRISSGFKINSAKEDPNGLALSEKMRVQIRGLQIAQRNAQDGMSMLQSADGALEGVQSMLIRIRELSIQAGGATNENDRQALKGEINQMIDGIDDTLKHSDFNGKSILNSKEKNKTHEKMAIGANVGEVIDIPVYHLDSNELNLDSLKNEDLNSNTIGKFLEITDSAVDKISDIRGKYGALCNRFEGTYNEIHEIHDTIVGTESKIRDTDIAESMMNLARDNILIEAGQAMLVQSNKFPQDALRVLEGIK